DNA sequence from the Candidatus Sulfuricurvum sp. RIFRC-1 genome:
GATCCTCTTGATCAAAGCGATATCGAGAAAAAACTCCTGCCCGATCGACGCCGTATCGTAATCGGCATCGTTAATGCGGGTGCCGTCTACCAGCAGTAATATTCGGCTGTTGTAATCGCCGGGACGGTTGAACCCCCGAACTCCGACATACTCGTAGTTACGATCGTTCGTTGTGTAGAGTCCTCGTACCCCCGAGAGAATATCCGCTAAATTCCGATAGCCGTATATCTTGATCTCATCCTCTGTGATCACCGTTACGGAAGCGGGGGCTTCAGCCATTTTCTGAGAAAATTTCGAGGCTGTCGTCACTTCAAGGTTGGTCAGATCTTCGATCGACATTTGCAATAAATCGTTTTGTGCGAGCAGTTCAGGTGTTTGGGCACCCTGCACCGGAGAGACTAAAAAGGGGACACTGACTCCTACAAAAAATCCAGCTAAAACACGACGAAAAAAAAATGTACGCTTTGTCATTTTTCTTTCCTTTCCTCTTTAATCAATCTCGCAGTACACTGTTTCTCTAATACTAAATATTTTCAAATACTATAGCATATTTTTTCGCTCATTGAAAAAAACGTCAAATTGACTGGCAGGCATCGGGTTATCTCATAAATAGGCTCATTTATGAGGGACTCCTTTTAGCATTAGTATGGACGCTTTGCTCCAGGAAAGAATGCTTTGTTTCTCCCTTTCAGTTAAACGGGAATCCCAATGTCCGAGAACATAACGAAGTGGCGGCATATCACCTTCAATGCTCACTTCTTTAATACCTTCTAAATCTTTTAACGGTGTTACATGCGAAATAAAGGGAAAGTCTTTACTCATATCTAGATGCTTTTTGCCTTCTTTGATATCATAATCAACCATCTGTTTAACACCGGGAACCTTATAATACCAAGGAAATTTTGTTATATTTCCATGGCAATCAAAACATTTTTTTTCAAAAATAGGTTTTATGCTTTTAACGTATTCGTTATTAATAATTTTATAGGCGTGTAATGTCTGATTTGAATCCATTTCTTTATGTTTTATTTCAGTATTACCCCCATGAGCAAAAACTGAAGAGGGAACGATCACCCCGACGGAAAACAAAATCATTGTCATATGTTTAAAATATTTCATTTTAAACTCCTAGTTCATTTTTTTTGCAACGGTTCCGTTGGGATGCTCATACCAGCCCGGATCAGAGTAATCACCTTTGGGCTGATTTTTACGTACTTTCACGAGGGTAAACATCCCCCCCATCTCGATGGGACCAAACGGCCCTTTGCCGGTCATCATCGGCAACGTATTCTCCGGAATTTTCATCCCCATCTCAACCATATCCTGCATCTCTGCCATCCCGTTTTTACCCATCGGCATGTACATGTAATCGGGCATTAAGTCACTGATTTTTTCGGTGAGATCATCTTGCTTGACTCCGATCATATTAGGAACGCTGTGCCCCATCGGTCCCATCGTATGATGCGACTTATGGCAATGCAACGACCAGTCCCCCTCTTCGGTGGCAACAAATTCAAAAGCTCTCACTTGCCCGACACCGATATCGATGGTGACTTCAGGCCACCGAGCACTTTTGGGAACCCACCCTCCATCGGTGCACGTCACTTCAAACGGATGTCCATGCATATGAATCGGATGGTTCGTCATTGTCAGATTCCCCACACGGATACGTACACGATCTCCCACCCGCACATTCATTGAATCGATCCCCGGAAAGACACGGCTGTTAAAACTCCAGATATTAAACTCGGTCATGGTCGATGGATTCGGAGTATA
Encoded proteins:
- a CDS encoding heme-binding domain-containing protein — translated: MKYFKHMTMILFSVGVIVPSSVFAHGGNTEIKHKEMDSNQTLHAYKIINNEYVKSIKPIFEKKCFDCHGNITKFPWYYKVPGVKQMVDYDIKEGKKHLDMSKDFPFISHVTPLKDLEGIKEVSIEGDMPPLRYVLGHWDSRLTEREKQSILSWSKASILMLKGVPHK